GCATTTTATTCATATTTGTAAAAATTTATGAATAATGCAGGTTAAGATTCTTCTATCTGAATTGCTTCCACCGGACAACTTTCTGCTGCTTCCTTGATCTCTTCTTCATAAGCATTAAGATCGGCATCCGGCTTGACAATAGCTACGTCCCGGTCACCCAGTTCAAAAACCTCCGGACAAATTTCTTCACACAAGCCACAACCTGTGCAATCTTCTTCGACCCAAACTCTGCTTATTGCCATAATAGCATTCTTTTTTAGTACCTTACCGGTCAAATTCTTGCATTTTTTGGCAAAACTTGCCCGGTAAGCTACTGTGGCAAAATTTATGAGGCAATTTTCAAAGATAAAAATAATTGAAAAAGATCATGACCTTTATATAATTTTGCCTCATAAATTTTGCTTGCTAATTTGGACAAGCCAAAACGGAAACACATTAAATTCCTTCAAAGTATCCTGTTTGGTTTTGGCTTGTCCAAATTAGATTGAACGATAAATTAAAAGCGTAAAGTTAATAAAAATTTCGTTTTAAATATGGATGATGCCAAAATATTAATGATATATAAATTTTCTTAATGGTCAAAATAATATATAAGAAGAGTATTTTTCAATACTTTAAGAAATTTATCTGTAATCCAACCCGAATGATGCAATAACTTCTAAAAATTTTGTTTGCAGCCAAAGCAGTGGTAAGAGTGATTCACACTAAAAATTTGTGGTCAAAAATTTTTATTTATAAAATTGACGTGTTAATTTTACCCTTATAAATTCCAGCTATTATGAAAAAGATATCCGTTGCATTAATCATCCTTGTTTTCTTTCTATCAATCGGTTCTTGTCAGAAACAAATAAAGGAAAACGATTATCCCCTCCAACCGGTTCCTTTCACTTCGGTAGAGTTGACCGGCGATTTTTGGGCGCCAAAAATCCAGAGGAACCACGATGTGACCATTCCGATTGCCCTGAAAAAATCCAAAGAAACAGGAAGGATAAAGAATTTCAAAATTGCCGGTGGACTGGAGGAAGGGTCGTTTTGCACCCAATACCCCTTTGACGATTCCGATGTTTTTAAAATCATCGAAGGGGCCAGCTATTCACTTCAGATGTTCCCCGATCAGGAACTGGAGGCTTATCTTGATACTTTGATCCATTATATTGATCTGGCACAGGAAAATGATGGATACATCTATACCAACCGTACCATTATGGGAGACAGCGCCCACGAATGGGCAGGTGATGAACGGTGGGAAAAAACCCACGATCTCAGTCATGAGCTCTACAATCTTGGGCACATGTACGAAGGTGCTGTAGCGCATTACAGAGCTACAGGGAAACGCAACTTTCTGGATATTGCCATCAAGTCGGCCAATCTGGTCGACAGCGTCTTTGGCTACAACAAACTTGAGACCTACCCCGGACATCAGGAAATTGAAATCGGTCTTGTTAAACTTTACCGGGTTACAGGCAATAAAGACTACCTGGATCTGGCCAAATTCT
The Bacteroidales bacterium genome window above contains:
- a CDS encoding ferredoxin — translated: MAISRVWVEEDCTGCGLCEEICPEVFELGDRDVAIVKPDADLNAYEEEIKEAAESCPVEAIQIEES